The DNA sequence GATCGATATGTTGAATAAAAAAGTAGTTCTTCATGAGGATAAGACGTTGAATACGGCCTCTACGCTGGCTTTTTTTAAGAAAATAGAAGAAGCGTATCCTGTAGCGCAAACGGTGCATGTGTTCTGTGATAATGCGAGATACTACCGCAATGAGGAGGTAAGATGTTATGTTGAGGGATCAAAGATCAAATTGCACTTTTTACCGCCATATAGTCCGAATTTAAATCCGATAGAACGGTTATGGAAATTACTGAAAGAAAGAGTGTTATATAACACTTATTATGAAGGTTTTGATGAGTTTAAAATGGCGGTCATTGGATTTCTAAACAGTCTATCACGATTGAGTCCCCTGTCAGAACTGGGGAAAGCTTTAGCAAGCCGTGTCAGGGATCGCTTCAGCCCCGTCGGCACGCCCCTTCTCGCCAACTCTTCAGTTTGATTGTGTATACAAAATTCTTTGTTGCAGATTGGCAATTCTTTTATTATTAAATGACAAAAAATAAAGAGCCTTTCCATAAAAAGGCTCTTTATTTGATCTAAACTAGAAATTCAACGTTAAGCCAGCATTCAAACCTTCTAAGCTTAAATTAGAATATGTTAAACTTCTTAATGAAACATCTGCTCCTATTTCACGATAGCTTTGTGCAAGATTAAACCAAGTATTGAGTTCATAACCTAATTGTAATCTAATACCAAACCAATCCCAAGACCATTGCCATCCAAGGCCCGCTAACAATCTTGTTGTGAAAATAGTGCGGTTATCGTTATTAGTAAGTTTGTCAAAGATACCTGGTTCAACAGAATCATCTCTTGTAAACAAGAAATATTTATATTTACCGTATACTCCAGCAAAATCCAAAGTTTGGAAAATATCTAAACCTCCCCAAATTTTCCATCTAGCATCAAATCCACCAAATAATCCAAATGCATTGTAGTGAAAATTATTTTGGTGTGAGCTTGTACTTGCATTATTGGCTGTATAAAAAACAGACCAATCCTGATGCATAAAAGCACCTTTAGCGCCTGCTTTAACACGAAGATTGATATATGGAGTTACATTAATTGCTCTTCCCAAAAATAAATCAGCGATTTGGTATTTGAATGTTGAAGAAGAAGATCCCGACACTAGTGAAGATCCTGAGGTAACCTCTGGCATTGTGCCTACATAATTACCATAAATACCTGATGGTTGACTTGAGGAATTATTTTTACTTGTCTTATAGTAAGTGTAGTCACCTGTAATTTCCCAAAGGTCTCTTCCTTCACGATAACCTACAGTTACACGTCCTCCTGGCTTATAGCTCCAGCCAATTGTTTGTAAATCTCCTGCAAGAGCGGAGCGCGCATCAGGAGAATATGTTTCTGCAGGAAAATCTCTTGTAATAGCATAATCTTGTCCTGGAATATCTAATTTCCAATAAAGAAACTCACCACCAACAAAAAATCCGGCTTTAGCAAAAGCGTCAGTATTTGTAGAGTCACTGCTTTGTGTATTCATGCTATCAGCAGTAACATCTGCAATAAACATATTTTGTTTATTAATAAGATTATAATTGCCAGCAGCATCTTGGGAATAACCCAAGGAATGCAATAGAGCTACTGAACAAATTGATAAGAACATTTTTTTCATAACGCACCATAAAAATAAAAAGATTGTATTGCTAATGTGAAATCATTTTTGATTTAAAATCAATTGGTATTTTTTAACGAAATTGCCGTAAAGACCGGCTCTGTTTTCTAAATCTTTTTAGGAATATCTGAAAAATCGATTTGAAATGAAAACTTGATAAAATAAAAAAACCACAGGTAAAGTTTTTGTCGTCTAAAACAAATCCTACCTGTGGTGATTACATGAAATGTAACTGGTCTGAGTATAACAAATCTCTGATAAATCGTAGAAGCATCAATTTCTGGTTCTCTCCTGAATCCTGTAAAAAATGGAAAGCAAAGCTAAAAATAGAAGAAAGCGCTGCTACATAGCGAATTAACAGTTGCAGGAGATCTTTTTTCTCCCTTGATAGTTGGAGTCTCTAATAGGAGTTTTCTTTCTTTAGAAATTAGTTCCGGAGTAATATAAACAAGAGCGTATGTTCCAAAGCGATCTTTCCAGTAATTAAGATGTCTTCGAGTATCATTGGAGGATTTATGGTGTTCTAATATGCCATCGCTAATGAATCGATCAACAAGATCGTTGAAGGTGTGCTTTTGTCTTAGTTGAGAAAATTGATATTTGCCCGCTTTAATTTGTCTTTCGACTTCTCTTGTCCAATCATCAGCTTCTTGCTTGCAGTCAAATGTTTCGCAAACAGTTTTTACTGCACCACTGATGCACCATGAAGCAATTTCAGCAAAAAAAAAGCAGCTAGATTTTTACCTAACTGCCTTGTATTTAATGCTCCGGATGCTAGATTCGAACTAGCGACCAACGGATTAACAGTCCGCTGCTCTACCGCTGAGCTAATCCGGAATACGCGAATGCCAAGATCTTAACGAATTATGAGATTTAAAATCAACAATCGATTCAGCAAAAATAGAATTTTTGATTGAAAATTTTATTTTCATCGAGAGCTAAATCCTGTAGACTTTTTCTTGAACAGAGGCCGATCTCCCTGGATCCAAGCGGGGAGCTCACGTGGCCAACCATTAATAGCCAATATTCCTTGGCCGTCAAAAAATTTCCTCCCATTCATGGAGGGGATTTTTTTATAGGAAGCCATCTGATGAGACTTATACCAAAATAAGTAGAAGCATTGTTTTTTGGCGTGTGATGAAGCGGTATCGGATGACGGGCCAAATATTAACTATTGATGGGGGACTCATTTTGTCCTATGATTAATGACTCATTATATGACGATGGTTTTTTATGGAAGTATTAGAAGGGACGTTTGATCATTCAATTTTCTCAAATGAAGAGAATGGCTATTCTATTGCCCGCCTCAATCCCCTTAAAGGCGACAAAGTAACTATTGTAGGAATCCTTAGTGGAATCGACCCCGGTGAGTCAATCACATGTAAGGGGCGATGGAAAATCCATGCTGCGCATGGCAGACAGTTTGAAGTCTCAGAATACCAAGTTCGCCCTCCTCATACTGAAATCGGGATCCAGCGCTATTTAGAATCGGGAGCTATTAAAGGGATCGGCAAAAAATATGCCAAACGCATTGTTGAGCGCTTTGGTTTGCAAACACTTCAAATCATCGATGAATCCCCCCATCGCCTTCTAGAAATCGAAGGAATTGGTGTTAAGAGAATTGCTAAAGTCAAGGATTGTTGGCACGAGAAAAAGCAAGTGCGCAACGTCATGGTTTTTTTGCGCTCTCATGGAGTGGGAACGGCGCTTGCACAAAAGATCTACAGAAAATATGGCGATGAGAGCATTGACAAAGTCAAAGATGATCCCTACAAAGTTGCCAATGAACTCCTTGGTGTTGGCTTTAAAACGGTAGATGGCATTGCAAAGAGCATGGGCATTGCAAGTGATGCCCCTCAGCGCGTCACAAGTGGCATTGAGTATACACTGAGAAAAATGAGCGAAGAGGGACATGTCGGACTCCCTCAAGATGAACTTGTAGAAAAAGCTAAAGAGATTTTGGAGATTGAGGAAGAGCCCATTCTCCAATCAATTGAAACTCTAGTTGCTGAGATGCGTATTATTAAAAAAGAGGTGGGGGAAAACAATCTCCCGTTTATTTGGCTACGCCCCTATTACCTCGCTGAAGTGGGGATTGCAAAAGAGCTCACGCGTTTAAAAAATGAGACCTCGGCCCTTAGAAAAGTTGAAAAAGACAAAGCAATTCAGTGGATTGAAACAAAGCTCTCCCTACAATTTGCGTCCCATCAAAAAGAGGCGATTGCGACATCGGTATCAGAAAAAATTCATATCATTACGGGAGGACCGGGAACGGGGAAGAGTACCATTACAAAAGCCATTCTTGGAATCACCGAAAAATTAACAGAGCATATTTTACTCGCAGCTCCTACGGGAAGGGCCGCTAAGCGCATGTCGGAAATCACGCGTAAAAAAGCTTTTACAATTCATTCGCTTTTGGAGTTTGATTTTGCTAATCATGGCTTTAAACGCAATAAGAACAACCCCCTTTCTTGCGATCTCATCATTATTGATGAAGCCTCAATGATTGACACATTTTTAATGTACCATTTGTTAAAAGCTATCCCCGATAGAGCACGTCTTATTTTTATTGGAGATATTGATCAGCTTCCAAGTGTTGGTGCGGGCAATGTTTTAAAAGATCTGATCGAATCTAATACCCTTCCCACAACAAAACTCACTGAAATTTTTAGACAGGGAAAATTTTCCCGTATCGTCACAAATGCTCACCGGATCAATCGAGGCATTTTCCCCGATGTCACACCAAAAAAAACCGGTGATTTTCACTTTATCGAAGCGGAAAATCCCGAGCAAATTTTAGAGCTTATTGTCGACCTTAATGTGCGACGTCTTGTCGAGCATTATAATTTTGACCCCATTCAAGACATTCAAGTCTTGTCACCAATGAAGCGCGGACCCATTGGAACGGAAGCGATCAATCTTAAACTACAAGAAAAGCTCAATTCTTCCACGAATGAACTCCAAGCCTTTGGAAAAAGTTTTAAAGATGGCGATAAAGTTATGCAGATCCGCAACAACTATAATAAAAAAGTCTTTAATGGCGATGTGGGTATTATCACTTTTATCGATCGCGATGAACAATTTGTTGAAGTTGAGTATTACGGGCGGCCGGTAGAATATGATTTCACAGAACTCGATGAGATCATTTTAGCCTATGCCGTATCAATCCATAAGTATCAGGGAAGTGAATGCAAGTGCATCATCATGCCGATCCATACTAGCCATTTTAAATTGCTCTATCGCAATCTCCTTTATACCGGAATTACGCGCGGAAAAAAACAAGTCGTTTTAGTGGGAGCAAAAAAAGCGATTGCCATCGCAGTAAAAAATGACGAAGTAAAGAAACGCCATACCATGCTGAAATCTATTCTAAAGACGTCAGAAGAGCATAACGGAATTATTCCGGTATAGTCGGGAGCCAATGTTCTACGATCTGATGGCCTAATTTTGCACCAAGATAGGCACTTGCGATCCCGGCAGCAGGAAGGCTCGCTAACCATCCTATTAAAAGCCCTTTACACGACCAGTCCGGAATCACTTTTACTTCCTGATGACAAATGCCTGATAAGCCCAAAACGCCCCATATCATATATCCCGTTGTATTGGTCAGAGCAATAACCGCTCCACATGTTGTCATTGCAGAGCATCGTATGACCTCTTTGCAAGCCGGATGTCTCACTTGATCCGTATTGATACAACCTAGTACTCTCATCATCCATCTCCACAAATTATGAAACTCTATCACCAATGTGAGCTGATTGAAGGCTAGGAAGGTCGAGATCTTTTTCTCCCGCAGCAAGAATCATCCCCTGGCTCTCAATTCCCATAAGGTTGGCAGGCTTTAAGTTAGCTACAACTAAGATTTTTTTTCCAATAAGCACTTCAATATCAGGAAAAGACTGAGCAATTCCCGAAACAATCGTTCTTTTTTCAAAACCAAGATCAACTGTCAGTTTGAGGAGTTTTTTACTTTTGGGGACATTTTCAACTGTGAGAATTTGAGCTACCCGCAAATCAACTTTCTGAAAGTCATCAAAAGAGATCATCTCTTTCAGGGGCTCATATGAAGGTGTTGATGGCGTTTCTTCAACCTGTTTGAGATGCTTCATTTCTTGATTCATCATGTCATCCTCAATTTTTGAAAAAAGAATTGTTGGTTTTTTGAGTTTCATTTGATTGGAAGAAACCGTCTCTATTTCATCTCTAAAATGAATCATTTCAAGCGCTTTATTAATACCGAGTAAATCCCACAATTTAAGCGCTGCTTCGGGAATAATGGGATAAGAGAGAATAGCTAACACTTTCAAACAATGAAGACAACTTGCCATTGTCGTAAGTAGGGCCTGTTTATCTTCTGTTTCTCTGATCAGAACCCATGGTTTTTTTTGATCAAAGTAGACATTGCCAAGTGCAGCGAGTTGCATGAGCAAACCTGCAGCTTGTCTCACTTTAAAATGTTCATAGGCATGTTGAGTTTCAATAGCCAAGCTTTCAATTTGAGAGAGGAAAGCTTGATCTCTTTCATCAAGCGCTTCTATTGTGATCTCCTCTTCACCCAGTTTATTTTCAATAAATGTAAGAACACGATTTGCAAAGTTTCCAAATTTACCGACGAGATCCCCATTCACTCTCTGCTTAAAATCATGCCACGTAAATTCAGAATCGGATGTCTCAGGCGCATTAGCCGCAATGGTATAGCGGATTTGATCAGAAGAAAACCGGGTGAAAAAGCGCTCTAAGTCAATGGTCCATCCGGTTGATTTGTTAAATTTTTTTCCTTCAAAATTATAAAATTCATTCGCCGGAAGTTGATTGACAAGTTTATAAGGTTTATTTTGCCCCATAATCATCGCAGGAAAAAAAATCGCATGAAAAGGGATATTATCTTTCCCGATAAATTGAATATACTCTGTGGATTCATCGAACCAATATTTTTCCCAGGCTTTTTTATCGCCTATTTTTTCTGCCCATTCTTTTGTCGCTGAAATATATCCAATTGGAGCATCAAACCATACATAAAAGACCTTCCCTTGCGCATCCGATAGAGGGACGGGAATGCCCCAATCAGAATCTCTAGTAATCGCTCTGGGATGGAGGTTTTCAACGTAGTGCTTTACAAAAGCAACGACATTGGGCTTCCAGTCTTTAGTTGATAGCCAGTCATTCAATCGATCTTTAAAAAGATCAAAGCGTAAAAACCAGTGTTTTGTCGACTTCTTTATGAGAGGGGCCCCTGTGACCTTAGATCTTGGATTTTTTAAATCAGAGGCTTCAAAACTCGCTGCACATTTTGGGCATTCATCCCCTCTTGCTTCTTCATAACCACAACGTGGGCACGTTCCAATCACATAGCGATCTGCCAAGAAGCGATCATCCGCTTCTGAATAGAGCTGCTCGGTTACTTTTTCTTCAACATAGCCATTGGCCTTGAGGTCGTGAAAGAACTCAACTACAGTCTCCGTATGAATCGGACTCGTAGTACGCGAATAATGGTCAAAAGCGATATTGAGTTTTTTAAAAAAATCCTTGTTAATCGCATGGTAAATATCGACATGCTCTTTCGGCGTGTGCCCTTCTATTTCAGCACTCATCGAAATTGCAAATCCATATTCATCCGATCCGCAAACATACAGCACATCATGTCCCATCACTCTTTGAAATCGAGAATAGACATCAGCGGGTAAAAAAGCCCCGGCAATATGACCAAAATGAAGAGGCCCATTGGCATAAGGAAGAGCAGAAGTGATTAAGATGCGCTTTTTGGTCATTCTTAGACCTCAGGGTGATCGCTTTGAATCGGCATTTTAGACTCATGCATTTTTGCTTGAGCCTCTTTTCTCATCTCATTTAAAAGGCGGCTTAACACAACTTCTTCGCCGGCTCTAATATGATTTTGTGCTATGCTGATGATGTGTAGAGCCAATTCAAATTTATTGGCATACGCTTCCACAAACTCTTCATTCGTTAAATGGTGTTTCACACCCATGTTTCCCCCTATTCAATATTGTTGACAATTTATAATAAGTCGCGATTGCGGTATTCCTCAGCAATCATAATGCTTTTTAAAATCTCAAAAGCCATATCGAGCTTTTCGTTTACAATGAAGTAATCGTAATGTTCGGCTCTCTCAATTTCAGTTTCAGCCCATTTGAGTCGTTCAAGGATCATTGCATCGCTTTCCGTCTTGCGATTCCCGAGCCTTTTTTTGAGCTCTTCCAGTGAGGGCGGTGCAATAAAAACAAAAACTGCTTTGAAAAACTCTTTCAGTTTGAGAGCCCCCTGAGTATCGATGACTAAAATGATGTGCTTGCCACTATTGATGATTTGCTCTACATCTTTTTTTAAAGTCCCGTAATAATGCCCAAAAACTTCGGCATACTCTAAAAATTCATCGCGATCTTTCTTTGCAAGAAAATCTTCCTTGGTCATGAAGTGGTAATGTTGACCCGGCACTTCTTTTTTGCGCGGCTTTCTCGTTGTACAAGACGTGCTTTCAACGACATGCGGCGCAAAATAATCGCATAGCATATGAGCTAAGGTTGACTTCCCGGTTCCGGCAGGTGCACTGATGACAAAAACCAGGCCTTGGGGAAGATTCCCGACTAAACTTGGTGTTTTCTTATTCAATATTTTGTACCTGTTCTCTAATTTTCTCGAGTTCGCTTTTAATTTCCAGCACACGTTTGATCATCTCTAAATCAAAACATTTCACCCCAAGAGAATTCACTTCTCTGTTCATCTCTTGGATAAGAAAATCGAGCTTTCGCCCCATTGACTCATCACGACAGAGTGTCTCATTAAATTGTTTAACATGCGATTTTAATCTGATAATTTCCTCAGTAGTATCCACCTTTTCAGAAAAGACCACAACTTCTTTTATGACCCTTTCCTCATCTTTTTGCTCGAAAACCCCCGCTTCTTGTAATCGATTTTTGAGTTTCTCCGCAAATTTTTGAGGTGCTCGATCCATGCCATTTTCGATAGCTTCAACATGCTGCTCAATTTGATTCAAGCGTTGCTCAATATCTTGAGCAAGATGAACCCCTTCACGCTCTCGCATAGCAATCCAATCTTTAGCGGCTTTATCAAAGACAATACGCACGTCAGCGAGGAATTTCTCACGATTCAACGGCATTTCTCGATGGGGCATGCGCAAGAACATTTCAGCTAAAAACTCGATTGAATGAACAGGAGGCATATCGAGCGCCATTGCGATCTGATTGAGCTTCGTTTTAAGCTCCCCTAAGTTCTCTTCGTCAAATTCAACACAGAGATCCCCTTTCTTTGCCTCTCGCATCAGTCTGATTGAAATGGACCCCCTCTCGGCAATCCTTTGAATCCACTTTCTCAAGTGGAGATCGAGCATAAAAAAGTCCTTAGGGACAAAAGTACTCACATCGAGATTCTTTTTATTTACGGAATAAATCTCGAGATAAAAATCACCAATATCTGTTGATATATCGGCTCGACCAAAAGCCGTCATACTTTTAACCAATTGTATACCTCAAAATGATGAATAACTAAATAAGCAATCTTTCTTTCACAGGGGCAAATGACCTGCGATGAATAGGAGATGGCCCGAGTTGATGTAGAGCCACTAAATGCGCCTTTGTTCCATACCCCATGTGGCTTTTAAACCCATATCCGGGATACTTTTGATCGATTTCCCTCATGATTCGATCTCTTGTCACTTTAGCAATAATCGAAGCAAGCGCAATCGAAAGCTCAACAGTATCACCCTTAACAATGGGCAAATCGGGAATCTTCATCCTTGGTGATAGATGACCATCAACGAGCAAAAAGTCAGGCTTGATTTTTAATCCGTCAACAGCGAGTTTCATTGCCTCAAATGTCGCCTGCAAGATGTTGATCTCATCAATGCGTGTATGAGAAACAACACCTGTCGCAAAGACAATGCGATCACTTTTTTTCAACTCATCAAACATTGCTT is a window from the Simkaniaceae bacterium genome containing:
- a CDS encoding IS630 family transposase, whose translation is IDMLNKKVVLHEDKTLNTASTLAFFKKIEEAYPVAQTVHVFCDNARYYRNEEVRCYVEGSKIKLHFLPPYSPNLNPIERLWKLLKERVLYNTYYEGFDEFKMAVIGFLNSLSRLSPLSELGKALASRVRDRFSPVGTPLLANSSV
- a CDS encoding ATP-dependent RecD-like DNA helicase, which codes for MEVLEGTFDHSIFSNEENGYSIARLNPLKGDKVTIVGILSGIDPGESITCKGRWKIHAAHGRQFEVSEYQVRPPHTEIGIQRYLESGAIKGIGKKYAKRIVERFGLQTLQIIDESPHRLLEIEGIGVKRIAKVKDCWHEKKQVRNVMVFLRSHGVGTALAQKIYRKYGDESIDKVKDDPYKVANELLGVGFKTVDGIAKSMGIASDAPQRVTSGIEYTLRKMSEEGHVGLPQDELVEKAKEILEIEEEPILQSIETLVAEMRIIKKEVGENNLPFIWLRPYYLAEVGIAKELTRLKNETSALRKVEKDKAIQWIETKLSLQFASHQKEAIATSVSEKIHIITGGPGTGKSTITKAILGITEKLTEHILLAAPTGRAAKRMSEITRKKAFTIHSLLEFDFANHGFKRNKNNPLSCDLIIIDEASMIDTFLMYHLLKAIPDRARLIFIGDIDQLPSVGAGNVLKDLIESNTLPTTKLTEIFRQGKFSRIVTNAHRINRGIFPDVTPKKTGDFHFIEAENPEQILELIVDLNVRRLVEHYNFDPIQDIQVLSPMKRGPIGTEAINLKLQEKLNSSTNELQAFGKSFKDGDKVMQIRNNYNKKVFNGDVGIITFIDRDEQFVEVEYYGRPVEYDFTELDEIILAYAVSIHKYQGSECKCIIMPIHTSHFKLLYRNLLYTGITRGKKQVVLVGAKKAIAIAVKNDEVKKRHTMLKSILKTSEEHNGIIPV
- the metG gene encoding methionine--tRNA ligase; its protein translation is MTKKRILITSALPYANGPLHFGHIAGAFLPADVYSRFQRVMGHDVLYVCGSDEYGFAISMSAEIEGHTPKEHVDIYHAINKDFFKKLNIAFDHYSRTTSPIHTETVVEFFHDLKANGYVEEKVTEQLYSEADDRFLADRYVIGTCPRCGYEEARGDECPKCAASFEASDLKNPRSKVTGAPLIKKSTKHWFLRFDLFKDRLNDWLSTKDWKPNVVAFVKHYVENLHPRAITRDSDWGIPVPLSDAQGKVFYVWFDAPIGYISATKEWAEKIGDKKAWEKYWFDESTEYIQFIGKDNIPFHAIFFPAMIMGQNKPYKLVNQLPANEFYNFEGKKFNKSTGWTIDLERFFTRFSSDQIRYTIAANAPETSDSEFTWHDFKQRVNGDLVGKFGNFANRVLTFIENKLGEEEITIEALDERDQAFLSQIESLAIETQHAYEHFKVRQAAGLLMQLAALGNVYFDQKKPWVLIRETEDKQALLTTMASCLHCLKVLAILSYPIIPEAALKLWDLLGINKALEMIHFRDEIETVSSNQMKLKKPTILFSKIEDDMMNQEMKHLKQVEETPSTPSYEPLKEMISFDDFQKVDLRVAQILTVENVPKSKKLLKLTVDLGFEKRTIVSGIAQSFPDIEVLIGKKILVVANLKPANLMGIESQGMILAAGEKDLDLPSLQSAHIGDRVS
- the gmk gene encoding guanylate kinase, which codes for MNKKTPSLVGNLPQGLVFVISAPAGTGKSTLAHMLCDYFAPHVVESTSCTTRKPRKKEVPGQHYHFMTKEDFLAKKDRDEFLEYAEVFGHYYGTLKKDVEQIINSGKHIILVIDTQGALKLKEFFKAVFVFIAPPSLEELKKRLGNRKTESDAMILERLKWAETEIERAEHYDYFIVNEKLDMAFEILKSIMIAEEYRNRDLL
- a CDS encoding YicC family protein produces the protein MTAFGRADISTDIGDFYLEIYSVNKKNLDVSTFVPKDFFMLDLHLRKWIQRIAERGSISIRLMREAKKGDLCVEFDEENLGELKTKLNQIAMALDMPPVHSIEFLAEMFLRMPHREMPLNREKFLADVRIVFDKAAKDWIAMREREGVHLAQDIEQRLNQIEQHVEAIENGMDRAPQKFAEKLKNRLQEAGVFEQKDEERVIKEVVVFSEKVDTTEEIIRLKSHVKQFNETLCRDESMGRKLDFLIQEMNREVNSLGVKCFDLEMIKRVLEIKSELEKIREQVQNIE
- a CDS encoding ribonuclease HII: MLQRENEKRLHNEGYLLVAGIDEAGRGPLAGPVVAAGAIILDDRGLEEIRDSKKLTSKQREAMFDELKKSDRIVFATGVVSHTRIDEINILQATFEAMKLAVDGLKIKPDFLLVDGHLSPRMKIPDLPIVKGDTVELSIALASIIAKVTRDRIMREIDQKYPGYGFKSHMGYGTKAHLVALHQLGPSPIHRRSFAPVKERLLI